GGACCGCGTCCGAGAAGCCCGCGGCCTTCAGGACGGCGAGGACCTCCGCACTGCGGACACCCGTCTTGCAGTGCAGGACGATCTTCTTGTCCTGCGGGAGGGTCTCCAGGGCGGTGCCCATGAGGAACTCGTTCTTCGGGATCAGCCTGGCGCCGGGGATCGAGACGATCTCGTACTCGTTGATCTCACGGACGTCGATGATCTCGATGTTCTCGCCGTCGTCGATCCACTCCTTGAGCTGCTTGGGAGTGATCGTCGAGCCAGCGGCCGCCTCCTGGGCCTCCTCGGACACGACGCCGCAGAAGGCCTCGTAGTCGATGAGCTCGGTGACGGTGGGGTTCTCACCGCAGACGGCGCAGTTCGGGTCCTTGCGGACCTTGACCTGGCGGTACTGCATTTCCAGGGCGTCGTAGATCATCAGGCGGCCGACGAGCGGCTCGCCCGTGCCGGTGAGGACCTTGATCGCCTCGGTGACCTGGATGGAGCCGATGGACGCGCACAGCACGCCCAGGACGCCGCCCTCGGCGCAGGACGGGACCATGCCCGGCGGCGGGGGCTCCGGGTAGAGGCAGCGGTAGCAGGGGCCGTGCTCGGACCAGAAGACGGAGGCCTGGCCGTCGAAGCGGTAGATCGAGCCCCACACGTACGGCTTGTTGAGGAGCACGCACGCGTCGTTGACCAGGTAGCGGGTCGCGAAGTTGTCCGTGCCGTCGACGATCAGGTCGTACTGGCTGAAGATGTCCATCACGTTCTCGGCCTCGAGCCGCTCTTCGTGAAGGATCACGTTCACGTACGGGTTGATGCCCAGCACGGAGTCGCGCGCCGACTCGGCCTTGGAGCGGCCGATGTCCGCCTGGCTGTGGATGATCTGGCGCTGCAGGTTCGACTCGTCGACCTCGTCGAACTCCACGATGCCGAGCGTGCCCACCCCCGCCGCGGCCAGGTACATCAGCGCCGGCGAACCGAGGCCACCGGCGCCCACACACAGCACCTTGGCGTTCTTCAGCCGCTTCTGCCCGTCCATGCCCACATCGGGGATGATCAGGTGGCGGGAGTACCTGCGGACCTCGTCTACGGTGAGCTCAGAAGCTGGCTCAACCAGGGGTGGCAGCGACACGGGGACTCCGTTGGTCGGTCAATCACTACGGTTGTTCTGTCGGTAACACTGCCACGCTCTCCTTCATTCCGAGACACCCGTTCCGATCCGCGAGACGATTTCGTCCCAGTAGCCGGGCATCGTCTCCCAGGGGTCAGCCCACCCGCCCCGATCCGTGCGGTCGGTGAAGTAGATCGTCGATGCGCCCTGCCAGCGTGCGATGCGCAG
This genomic interval from Streptomyces dengpaensis contains the following:
- the moeZ gene encoding adenylyltransferase/sulfurtransferase MoeZ — translated: MSLPPLVEPASELTVDEVRRYSRHLIIPDVGMDGQKRLKNAKVLCVGAGGLGSPALMYLAAAGVGTLGIVEFDEVDESNLQRQIIHSQADIGRSKAESARDSVLGINPYVNVILHEERLEAENVMDIFSQYDLIVDGTDNFATRYLVNDACVLLNKPYVWGSIYRFDGQASVFWSEHGPCYRCLYPEPPPPGMVPSCAEGGVLGVLCASIGSIQVTEAIKVLTGTGEPLVGRLMIYDALEMQYRQVKVRKDPNCAVCGENPTVTELIDYEAFCGVVSEEAQEAAAGSTITPKQLKEWIDDGENIEIIDVREINEYEIVSIPGARLIPKNEFLMGTALETLPQDKKIVLHCKTGVRSAEVLAVLKAAGFSDAVHVGGGVIGWVNQIEPEKPVY